One genomic window of Odocoileus virginianus isolate 20LAN1187 ecotype Illinois chromosome 8, Ovbor_1.2, whole genome shotgun sequence includes the following:
- the RCBTB2 gene encoding RCC1 and BTB domain-containing protein 2 isoform X4 translates to MEDFLEDDLFLLYTLYGKRGKMPVKDERGDLDMSKVVKPVQATLSSLKMLDVGKWPIFSLCSEEELQLVRQACVFGSASNELLYTTVNDEVFVLGTNCCGCLGLGDVQSTIEPRRLDSLSGKKIACLSYGSGPHIVLATTEGEVFTWGHNAYSQLGNGTTNAGLVPYHISTNLSNKQVIEVACGSYHSLVLTSDGEVFAWGYNNSGQVGSGSTANQPIPRRVTGCLQSKVAVNIACGQMCSMAVVSTGEVFVWGYNGNGQLGLGSSGNQPTPCRVAALQGIRVQRVACGYAHTLVLTDEGQVYAWGANSYGQLGTGNKSNQSYPTPVVLEKDRIIEIAACHSAHTSAAKTQGGHVYMWGQCRGQSVTLPHLTHFSSTDDVFACFATPAVTWRLLSVEPDDHLTVAESLKREFDNPNTADLKFLVDGKYIYVHKVLLKIRCEHFRSSLEDNEDDIVEMSEFSYPVYRAFLEYLYTDSISLSPEEAVGLLDLATFYRENRLKKLCQQTIKQGICEENAIALLSAAVKYEAQKWTMIS, encoded by the exons ATGGAAGACTTTCTGGAAGATgacctttttcttctctatactcTCTATGGAAAACGTGGCAAG ATGCCTGTGAAAGATGAGAGAGGTGACCTGGATATGAGCAAAGTAGTGAAG CCAGTCCAGGCTACTCTGTCATCTTTGAAGATGTTAGATGTGGGAAAGTGGCCAATTTTCTCCCTTTGTTCTGAGGAAGAACTGCAGTTAGTTCGTCAGGCCTGTGTCTTTGGCAGTGCCAGCAATGAACTTCTGTATACTACAGTAAATGATGAG GTCTTTGTGCTTGGCACAAACTGCTGTGGTTGTTTGGGATTAGGTGATGTCCAGAGCACCATTGAACCTCGGAGACTGGATTCTTTAAGTGGCAAAAAAATCGCCTGCCTCAGCTATGGGAGTGGGCCACACATTGTCCTTGCAACAACAG aaggaGAAGTCTTTACCTGGGGTCATAATGCTTACAGTCAGCTGGGCAATGGGACAACTAATGCTGGTCTAGTGCCCTATCATATCTCTACTAATCTGTCGAACAAGCAAGTCATTGAAGTGGCCTGTGGGTCTTACCATTCTTTGGTGCTAACATCTGATGGAGAG GTATTTGCATGGGGTTATAATAACTCTGGGCAGGTAGGGTCTGGATCCACAGCCAATCAGCCGATCCCTCGACGCGTCACTGGCTGCTTACAGAGCAAAGTGGCTGTGAACATAGCCTGCGGGCAGATGTGCTCGATGGCAGTGGTGAGCACCGGGGAG GTCTTTGTCTGGGGCTACAATGGAAATGGGCAGCTGGGACTCGGCAGCAGCGGCAACCAGCCAACCCCCTGCAGGGTGGCAGCTCTCCAAGGCATTCGTGTCCAGCGG gttGCCTGTGGCTATGCACACACTTTAGTATTAACAGATGAAGGTCAAGTGTATGCTTGGGGCGCAAATTCTTACGGCCAGTTGGGTACTGGCAATAAAAGTAACCAGTCCTACCCTACCCCTGTCGTTCTGGAAAAGGACAG AATTATAGAGATTGCAGCCTGCCACTCGGCGCACACGTCTGCCGCCAAGACGCAGGGCGGCCACGTGTACATGTGGGGTCAGTGCCGCGGCCAGTCGGTGACCCTGCCGCACCTCACGCACTTCTCCTCCACCGACGACGTGTTCGCCTGCTTCGCCACGCCCGCTGTCACGTGGCGCCTGCTGTCTGTGG AACCTGACGACCACCTCACAGTGGCCGAGTCCCTGAAGAGGGAATTTGACAACCCCAACACCGCAGACCTGAAATTTCTGGTGGATGGAAAGTACATTTATGTGCATAAAGTCCTTCTCAAAATCAG GTGTGAGCATTTTCGCTCTTCATTGGAAGACAACGAGGATGATATTGTAGAAATGAGTGAATTTTCGTATCCTGTTTACCGAGCCTTCCTGGAGTACCTATACACAGACAGCATCAGCCTGTCCCCCGAGGAGGCAGTAG GATTGCTTGATTTGGCTACATTTTATAGAGAAAATCGTTTGAAAAAACTCTGCCAACAAACTATCAAGCAAGGAATCTGCGAGGAGAATGCCATCGCGCTGCTATCGGCCGCCGTGAAGTATGAAGCTCAG AAATGGACCAtgatctcttga
- the RCBTB2 gene encoding RCC1 and BTB domain-containing protein 2 isoform X3, with the protein MPVKDERGDLDMSKVVKPVQATLSSLKMLDVGKWPIFSLCSEEELQLVRQACVFGSASNELLYTTVNDEVFVLGTNCCGCLGLGDVQSTIEPRRLDSLSGKKIACLSYGSGPHIVLATTEGEVFTWGHNAYSQLGNGTTNAGLVPYHISTNLSNKQVIEVACGSYHSLVLTSDGEVFAWGYNNSGQVGSGSTANQPIPRRVTGCLQSKVAVNIACGQMCSMAVVSTGEVFVWGYNGNGQLGLGSSGNQPTPCRVAALQGIRVQRVACGYAHTLVLTDEGQVYAWGANSYGQLGTGNKSNQSYPTPVVLEKDRIIEIAACHSAHTSAAKTQGGHVYMWGQCRGQSVTLPHLTHFSSTDDVFACFATPAVTWRLLSVEPDDHLTVAESLKREFDNPNTADLKFLVDGKYIYVHKVLLKIRCEHFRSSLEDNEDDIVEMSEFSYPVYRAFLEYLYTDSISLSPEEAVGLLDLATFYRENRLKKLCQQTIKQGICEENAIALLSAAVKYEAQDLEEFCFRFCINHLTVVTQTSGFAEMDHDLLKNFISKASRVGAFKN; encoded by the exons ATGCCTGTGAAAGATGAGAGAGGTGACCTGGATATGAGCAAAGTAGTGAAG CCAGTCCAGGCTACTCTGTCATCTTTGAAGATGTTAGATGTGGGAAAGTGGCCAATTTTCTCCCTTTGTTCTGAGGAAGAACTGCAGTTAGTTCGTCAGGCCTGTGTCTTTGGCAGTGCCAGCAATGAACTTCTGTATACTACAGTAAATGATGAG GTCTTTGTGCTTGGCACAAACTGCTGTGGTTGTTTGGGATTAGGTGATGTCCAGAGCACCATTGAACCTCGGAGACTGGATTCTTTAAGTGGCAAAAAAATCGCCTGCCTCAGCTATGGGAGTGGGCCACACATTGTCCTTGCAACAACAG aaggaGAAGTCTTTACCTGGGGTCATAATGCTTACAGTCAGCTGGGCAATGGGACAACTAATGCTGGTCTAGTGCCCTATCATATCTCTACTAATCTGTCGAACAAGCAAGTCATTGAAGTGGCCTGTGGGTCTTACCATTCTTTGGTGCTAACATCTGATGGAGAG GTATTTGCATGGGGTTATAATAACTCTGGGCAGGTAGGGTCTGGATCCACAGCCAATCAGCCGATCCCTCGACGCGTCACTGGCTGCTTACAGAGCAAAGTGGCTGTGAACATAGCCTGCGGGCAGATGTGCTCGATGGCAGTGGTGAGCACCGGGGAG GTCTTTGTCTGGGGCTACAATGGAAATGGGCAGCTGGGACTCGGCAGCAGCGGCAACCAGCCAACCCCCTGCAGGGTGGCAGCTCTCCAAGGCATTCGTGTCCAGCGG gttGCCTGTGGCTATGCACACACTTTAGTATTAACAGATGAAGGTCAAGTGTATGCTTGGGGCGCAAATTCTTACGGCCAGTTGGGTACTGGCAATAAAAGTAACCAGTCCTACCCTACCCCTGTCGTTCTGGAAAAGGACAG AATTATAGAGATTGCAGCCTGCCACTCGGCGCACACGTCTGCCGCCAAGACGCAGGGCGGCCACGTGTACATGTGGGGTCAGTGCCGCGGCCAGTCGGTGACCCTGCCGCACCTCACGCACTTCTCCTCCACCGACGACGTGTTCGCCTGCTTCGCCACGCCCGCTGTCACGTGGCGCCTGCTGTCTGTGG AACCTGACGACCACCTCACAGTGGCCGAGTCCCTGAAGAGGGAATTTGACAACCCCAACACCGCAGACCTGAAATTTCTGGTGGATGGAAAGTACATTTATGTGCATAAAGTCCTTCTCAAAATCAG GTGTGAGCATTTTCGCTCTTCATTGGAAGACAACGAGGATGATATTGTAGAAATGAGTGAATTTTCGTATCCTGTTTACCGAGCCTTCCTGGAGTACCTATACACAGACAGCATCAGCCTGTCCCCCGAGGAGGCAGTAG GATTGCTTGATTTGGCTACATTTTATAGAGAAAATCGTTTGAAAAAACTCTGCCAACAAACTATCAAGCAAGGAATCTGCGAGGAGAATGCCATCGCGCTGCTATCGGCCGCCGTGAAGTATGAAGCTCAG GACTTAGAAGAATTCTGCTTCAGGTTTTGCATAAACCATTTGACTGTAGTAACACAGACTTCGGGCTTTGCAGAAATGGACCAtgatctcttgaagaactttatCAGCAAAGCAAGCAGAGTTGGAGCCTTTAAAAACTGA
- the RCBTB2 gene encoding RCC1 and BTB domain-containing protein 2 isoform X1 → MEDFLEDDLFLLYTLYGKRGKMPVKDERGDLDMSKVVKPVQATLSSLKMLDVGKWPIFSLCSEEELQLVRQACVFGSASNELLYTTVNDEVFVLGTNCCGCLGLGDVQSTIEPRRLDSLSGKKIACLSYGSGPHIVLATTEGEVFTWGHNAYSQLGNGTTNAGLVPYHISTNLSNKQVIEVACGSYHSLVLTSDGEVFAWGYNNSGQVGSGSTANQPIPRRVTGCLQSKVAVNIACGQMCSMAVVSTGEVFVWGYNGNGQLGLGSSGNQPTPCRVAALQGIRVQRVACGYAHTLVLTDEGQVYAWGANSYGQLGTGNKSNQSYPTPVVLEKDRIIEIAACHSAHTSAAKTQGGHVYMWGQCRGQSVTLPHLTHFSSTDDVFACFATPAVTWRLLSVEPDDHLTVAESLKREFDNPNTADLKFLVDGKYIYVHKVLLKIRCEHFRSSLEDNEDDIVEMSEFSYPVYRAFLEYLYTDSISLSPEEAVGLLDLATFYRENRLKKLCQQTIKQGICEENAIALLSAAVKYEAQDLEEFCFRFCINHLTVVTQTSGFAEMDHDLLKNFISKASRVGAFKN, encoded by the exons ATGGAAGACTTTCTGGAAGATgacctttttcttctctatactcTCTATGGAAAACGTGGCAAG ATGCCTGTGAAAGATGAGAGAGGTGACCTGGATATGAGCAAAGTAGTGAAG CCAGTCCAGGCTACTCTGTCATCTTTGAAGATGTTAGATGTGGGAAAGTGGCCAATTTTCTCCCTTTGTTCTGAGGAAGAACTGCAGTTAGTTCGTCAGGCCTGTGTCTTTGGCAGTGCCAGCAATGAACTTCTGTATACTACAGTAAATGATGAG GTCTTTGTGCTTGGCACAAACTGCTGTGGTTGTTTGGGATTAGGTGATGTCCAGAGCACCATTGAACCTCGGAGACTGGATTCTTTAAGTGGCAAAAAAATCGCCTGCCTCAGCTATGGGAGTGGGCCACACATTGTCCTTGCAACAACAG aaggaGAAGTCTTTACCTGGGGTCATAATGCTTACAGTCAGCTGGGCAATGGGACAACTAATGCTGGTCTAGTGCCCTATCATATCTCTACTAATCTGTCGAACAAGCAAGTCATTGAAGTGGCCTGTGGGTCTTACCATTCTTTGGTGCTAACATCTGATGGAGAG GTATTTGCATGGGGTTATAATAACTCTGGGCAGGTAGGGTCTGGATCCACAGCCAATCAGCCGATCCCTCGACGCGTCACTGGCTGCTTACAGAGCAAAGTGGCTGTGAACATAGCCTGCGGGCAGATGTGCTCGATGGCAGTGGTGAGCACCGGGGAG GTCTTTGTCTGGGGCTACAATGGAAATGGGCAGCTGGGACTCGGCAGCAGCGGCAACCAGCCAACCCCCTGCAGGGTGGCAGCTCTCCAAGGCATTCGTGTCCAGCGG gttGCCTGTGGCTATGCACACACTTTAGTATTAACAGATGAAGGTCAAGTGTATGCTTGGGGCGCAAATTCTTACGGCCAGTTGGGTACTGGCAATAAAAGTAACCAGTCCTACCCTACCCCTGTCGTTCTGGAAAAGGACAG AATTATAGAGATTGCAGCCTGCCACTCGGCGCACACGTCTGCCGCCAAGACGCAGGGCGGCCACGTGTACATGTGGGGTCAGTGCCGCGGCCAGTCGGTGACCCTGCCGCACCTCACGCACTTCTCCTCCACCGACGACGTGTTCGCCTGCTTCGCCACGCCCGCTGTCACGTGGCGCCTGCTGTCTGTGG AACCTGACGACCACCTCACAGTGGCCGAGTCCCTGAAGAGGGAATTTGACAACCCCAACACCGCAGACCTGAAATTTCTGGTGGATGGAAAGTACATTTATGTGCATAAAGTCCTTCTCAAAATCAG GTGTGAGCATTTTCGCTCTTCATTGGAAGACAACGAGGATGATATTGTAGAAATGAGTGAATTTTCGTATCCTGTTTACCGAGCCTTCCTGGAGTACCTATACACAGACAGCATCAGCCTGTCCCCCGAGGAGGCAGTAG GATTGCTTGATTTGGCTACATTTTATAGAGAAAATCGTTTGAAAAAACTCTGCCAACAAACTATCAAGCAAGGAATCTGCGAGGAGAATGCCATCGCGCTGCTATCGGCCGCCGTGAAGTATGAAGCTCAG GACTTAGAAGAATTCTGCTTCAGGTTTTGCATAAACCATTTGACTGTAGTAACACAGACTTCGGGCTTTGCAGAAATGGACCAtgatctcttgaagaactttatCAGCAAAGCAAGCAGAGTTGGAGCCTTTAAAAACTGA
- the RCBTB2 gene encoding RCC1 and BTB domain-containing protein 2 isoform X5 — MLDVGKWPIFSLCSEEELQLVRQACVFGSASNELLYTTVNDEVFVLGTNCCGCLGLGDVQSTIEPRRLDSLSGKKIACLSYGSGPHIVLATTEGEVFTWGHNAYSQLGNGTTNAGLVPYHISTNLSNKQVIEVACGSYHSLVLTSDGEVFAWGYNNSGQVGSGSTANQPIPRRVTGCLQSKVAVNIACGQMCSMAVVSTGEVFVWGYNGNGQLGLGSSGNQPTPCRVAALQGIRVQRVACGYAHTLVLTDEGQVYAWGANSYGQLGTGNKSNQSYPTPVVLEKDRIIEIAACHSAHTSAAKTQGGHVYMWGQCRGQSVTLPHLTHFSSTDDVFACFATPAVTWRLLSVEPDDHLTVAESLKREFDNPNTADLKFLVDGKYIYVHKVLLKIRCEHFRSSLEDNEDDIVEMSEFSYPVYRAFLEYLYTDSISLSPEEAVGLLDLATFYRENRLKKLCQQTIKQGICEENAIALLSAAVKYEAQDLEEFCFRFCINHLTVVTQTSGFAEMDHDLLKNFISKASRVGAFKN, encoded by the exons ATGTTAGATGTGGGAAAGTGGCCAATTTTCTCCCTTTGTTCTGAGGAAGAACTGCAGTTAGTTCGTCAGGCCTGTGTCTTTGGCAGTGCCAGCAATGAACTTCTGTATACTACAGTAAATGATGAG GTCTTTGTGCTTGGCACAAACTGCTGTGGTTGTTTGGGATTAGGTGATGTCCAGAGCACCATTGAACCTCGGAGACTGGATTCTTTAAGTGGCAAAAAAATCGCCTGCCTCAGCTATGGGAGTGGGCCACACATTGTCCTTGCAACAACAG aaggaGAAGTCTTTACCTGGGGTCATAATGCTTACAGTCAGCTGGGCAATGGGACAACTAATGCTGGTCTAGTGCCCTATCATATCTCTACTAATCTGTCGAACAAGCAAGTCATTGAAGTGGCCTGTGGGTCTTACCATTCTTTGGTGCTAACATCTGATGGAGAG GTATTTGCATGGGGTTATAATAACTCTGGGCAGGTAGGGTCTGGATCCACAGCCAATCAGCCGATCCCTCGACGCGTCACTGGCTGCTTACAGAGCAAAGTGGCTGTGAACATAGCCTGCGGGCAGATGTGCTCGATGGCAGTGGTGAGCACCGGGGAG GTCTTTGTCTGGGGCTACAATGGAAATGGGCAGCTGGGACTCGGCAGCAGCGGCAACCAGCCAACCCCCTGCAGGGTGGCAGCTCTCCAAGGCATTCGTGTCCAGCGG gttGCCTGTGGCTATGCACACACTTTAGTATTAACAGATGAAGGTCAAGTGTATGCTTGGGGCGCAAATTCTTACGGCCAGTTGGGTACTGGCAATAAAAGTAACCAGTCCTACCCTACCCCTGTCGTTCTGGAAAAGGACAG AATTATAGAGATTGCAGCCTGCCACTCGGCGCACACGTCTGCCGCCAAGACGCAGGGCGGCCACGTGTACATGTGGGGTCAGTGCCGCGGCCAGTCGGTGACCCTGCCGCACCTCACGCACTTCTCCTCCACCGACGACGTGTTCGCCTGCTTCGCCACGCCCGCTGTCACGTGGCGCCTGCTGTCTGTGG AACCTGACGACCACCTCACAGTGGCCGAGTCCCTGAAGAGGGAATTTGACAACCCCAACACCGCAGACCTGAAATTTCTGGTGGATGGAAAGTACATTTATGTGCATAAAGTCCTTCTCAAAATCAG GTGTGAGCATTTTCGCTCTTCATTGGAAGACAACGAGGATGATATTGTAGAAATGAGTGAATTTTCGTATCCTGTTTACCGAGCCTTCCTGGAGTACCTATACACAGACAGCATCAGCCTGTCCCCCGAGGAGGCAGTAG GATTGCTTGATTTGGCTACATTTTATAGAGAAAATCGTTTGAAAAAACTCTGCCAACAAACTATCAAGCAAGGAATCTGCGAGGAGAATGCCATCGCGCTGCTATCGGCCGCCGTGAAGTATGAAGCTCAG GACTTAGAAGAATTCTGCTTCAGGTTTTGCATAAACCATTTGACTGTAGTAACACAGACTTCGGGCTTTGCAGAAATGGACCAtgatctcttgaagaactttatCAGCAAAGCAAGCAGAGTTGGAGCCTTTAAAAACTGA
- the RCBTB2 gene encoding RCC1 and BTB domain-containing protein 2 isoform X2 codes for MEDFLEDDLFLLYTLYGKRGKPVQATLSSLKMLDVGKWPIFSLCSEEELQLVRQACVFGSASNELLYTTVNDEVFVLGTNCCGCLGLGDVQSTIEPRRLDSLSGKKIACLSYGSGPHIVLATTEGEVFTWGHNAYSQLGNGTTNAGLVPYHISTNLSNKQVIEVACGSYHSLVLTSDGEVFAWGYNNSGQVGSGSTANQPIPRRVTGCLQSKVAVNIACGQMCSMAVVSTGEVFVWGYNGNGQLGLGSSGNQPTPCRVAALQGIRVQRVACGYAHTLVLTDEGQVYAWGANSYGQLGTGNKSNQSYPTPVVLEKDRIIEIAACHSAHTSAAKTQGGHVYMWGQCRGQSVTLPHLTHFSSTDDVFACFATPAVTWRLLSVEPDDHLTVAESLKREFDNPNTADLKFLVDGKYIYVHKVLLKIRCEHFRSSLEDNEDDIVEMSEFSYPVYRAFLEYLYTDSISLSPEEAVGLLDLATFYRENRLKKLCQQTIKQGICEENAIALLSAAVKYEAQDLEEFCFRFCINHLTVVTQTSGFAEMDHDLLKNFISKASRVGAFKN; via the exons ATGGAAGACTTTCTGGAAGATgacctttttcttctctatactcTCTATGGAAAACGTGGCAAG CCAGTCCAGGCTACTCTGTCATCTTTGAAGATGTTAGATGTGGGAAAGTGGCCAATTTTCTCCCTTTGTTCTGAGGAAGAACTGCAGTTAGTTCGTCAGGCCTGTGTCTTTGGCAGTGCCAGCAATGAACTTCTGTATACTACAGTAAATGATGAG GTCTTTGTGCTTGGCACAAACTGCTGTGGTTGTTTGGGATTAGGTGATGTCCAGAGCACCATTGAACCTCGGAGACTGGATTCTTTAAGTGGCAAAAAAATCGCCTGCCTCAGCTATGGGAGTGGGCCACACATTGTCCTTGCAACAACAG aaggaGAAGTCTTTACCTGGGGTCATAATGCTTACAGTCAGCTGGGCAATGGGACAACTAATGCTGGTCTAGTGCCCTATCATATCTCTACTAATCTGTCGAACAAGCAAGTCATTGAAGTGGCCTGTGGGTCTTACCATTCTTTGGTGCTAACATCTGATGGAGAG GTATTTGCATGGGGTTATAATAACTCTGGGCAGGTAGGGTCTGGATCCACAGCCAATCAGCCGATCCCTCGACGCGTCACTGGCTGCTTACAGAGCAAAGTGGCTGTGAACATAGCCTGCGGGCAGATGTGCTCGATGGCAGTGGTGAGCACCGGGGAG GTCTTTGTCTGGGGCTACAATGGAAATGGGCAGCTGGGACTCGGCAGCAGCGGCAACCAGCCAACCCCCTGCAGGGTGGCAGCTCTCCAAGGCATTCGTGTCCAGCGG gttGCCTGTGGCTATGCACACACTTTAGTATTAACAGATGAAGGTCAAGTGTATGCTTGGGGCGCAAATTCTTACGGCCAGTTGGGTACTGGCAATAAAAGTAACCAGTCCTACCCTACCCCTGTCGTTCTGGAAAAGGACAG AATTATAGAGATTGCAGCCTGCCACTCGGCGCACACGTCTGCCGCCAAGACGCAGGGCGGCCACGTGTACATGTGGGGTCAGTGCCGCGGCCAGTCGGTGACCCTGCCGCACCTCACGCACTTCTCCTCCACCGACGACGTGTTCGCCTGCTTCGCCACGCCCGCTGTCACGTGGCGCCTGCTGTCTGTGG AACCTGACGACCACCTCACAGTGGCCGAGTCCCTGAAGAGGGAATTTGACAACCCCAACACCGCAGACCTGAAATTTCTGGTGGATGGAAAGTACATTTATGTGCATAAAGTCCTTCTCAAAATCAG GTGTGAGCATTTTCGCTCTTCATTGGAAGACAACGAGGATGATATTGTAGAAATGAGTGAATTTTCGTATCCTGTTTACCGAGCCTTCCTGGAGTACCTATACACAGACAGCATCAGCCTGTCCCCCGAGGAGGCAGTAG GATTGCTTGATTTGGCTACATTTTATAGAGAAAATCGTTTGAAAAAACTCTGCCAACAAACTATCAAGCAAGGAATCTGCGAGGAGAATGCCATCGCGCTGCTATCGGCCGCCGTGAAGTATGAAGCTCAG GACTTAGAAGAATTCTGCTTCAGGTTTTGCATAAACCATTTGACTGTAGTAACACAGACTTCGGGCTTTGCAGAAATGGACCAtgatctcttgaagaactttatCAGCAAAGCAAGCAGAGTTGGAGCCTTTAAAAACTGA